The genome window TCAAAACTACCTGAAGTTGCTAAAAACAATAGTGGCGATAAAAATAGCGATAATAAAATTGCCATTGTTTATGCTGAGGGTGAAATTGTCGATGGAAAAGGAACCTCAACTCAAATTGGAGGGGATCGGTTAGCCAAAGAATTAAGAAAACTTCGCTTAGATGAAAAGGTAAAAGCAGTAGTTTTACGGGTTAATAGTCCAGGGGGAAGTGCCACAGCATCAGAGGTAATTGGACGGGAAATAGAACTGATCCGCAAGCAAAAACCTGTAATTGTTTCCATGGGAAATTATGCGGCTTCCGGGGGATATTGGATTTCAATGGGTGCGGATAAAATTTTTGCCGAAACCAATACCATTACCGGATCAATTGGGGTGTTTGGATTATTATTTAATATTCAAGATATTTCTAATCAAAATGGCATTACTTGGGATATTGTTAAAACAGGTAAATTTGCCGATATTCAAAGCATTAGTCGTCCGAAAACCCCAGAAGAATTAGCAAAACTACAACGGATTGTAGACTTAATTTATGAACGATTTGTTTCTCATGTAGCCACCAATCGCAAATTACCCAAGACTAAAGTTCAAGAAATTGCTCAAGGGCGAGTTTGGTCAGGATCGCAAGCCAAACAGTTAGGGTTAGTCGATGAAATTGGAGGGTTAGATGCCGCGATCGCAGCAGCCGTTAAAAAAGCAAACTTAGGAGATAATTGGACATTACAAGAAGCCCCGAAACCTCGAAGCTTAGAAGAACGAATCTTAGAAAATTTAGCCGGAGAAAATACCACCGCCACAACTCCTGTTGATCCCTTAACGCAGGAATTTCTCAGACTTAAAGAGGAATTATCGACCCTGACAACAATGAATGATCCCAAAGGAATTTATGCTCGTTTACCCTTTAATTTAAGAATTGAATAAAGAAATCGTAAAGATTAATTAACGATTGGTGGGTTTGGTATTGAAAATCTTAAAGATTAACCCTACAATCATTAAAACATAAACAGATTCTGAAATTTTCCCCTCCCTATAGGTCTATAAACCTAGAGATTGATGTCTCCAACAATCTACATCCAGTGACATTAAAATTTTCCCTCTGTTTTTAGGAGATTCTCATGACATTACCC of Planktothrix sp. FACHB-1365 contains these proteins:
- the sppA gene encoding signal peptide peptidase SppA, whose amino-acid sequence is MKDFFKFTLASLLGNLIGLVLITTMGIGGLIFLIIMSASQDSGPQVKDKSVLVFDLSLSVSDTGPNPSTSEALQQALSENTPTEIQLRTLVQSIDQASKDDKIIALYLQGTNSPTSAGLANLKEIRQALQRFKESGKTIIAYDMDWTAPEYYLASVANQVIVNPLGSLDIKGLSSQVMFLTGALEKYGIGVQVTRVGKYKSAVEPFLLKKFSPESRQQTQQLLGNIWGEWLRTIAPSRQVTPQQLQAFSNTEGILLANTALKAKLVDQIAYGDEVVTNFKKITGESQEEDKQFRQISITSYSKLPEVAKNNSGDKNSDNKIAIVYAEGEIVDGKGTSTQIGGDRLAKELRKLRLDEKVKAVVLRVNSPGGSATASEVIGREIELIRKQKPVIVSMGNYAASGGYWISMGADKIFAETNTITGSIGVFGLLFNIQDISNQNGITWDIVKTGKFADIQSISRPKTPEELAKLQRIVDLIYERFVSHVATNRKLPKTKVQEIAQGRVWSGSQAKQLGLVDEIGGLDAAIAAAVKKANLGDNWTLQEAPKPRSLEERILENLAGENTTATTPVDPLTQEFLRLKEELSTLTTMNDPKGIYARLPFNLRIE